From one Tsukamurella tyrosinosolvens genomic stretch:
- the mycP gene encoding type VII secretion-associated serine protease mycosin produces the protein MLHAPKNLGRRLMAIVVVTLAVIGLSQAPSAMALSPYVFDPKTDIAPADTPPGPEFPMKQKALCAQSGQLRGSTFDAPPINTVWGVSKLQGLATGKGQTVAVIDSGVNRNNRLPRLRGGGDYIGGGDGLLDCDHHGTLVAGIIAAQPAKGDGFVGVAPDSTIVSLRQTSAAYEIDSSKTGNAREAESASNLTTLARAIVHAAKLNASVINISVTACVPATRQVELHALAGALYYAAVVKNAVVVTASGNLGGDCAQNPDPSPGNPSDRRGWGVASTMSLPSLFDQFVLSVGGTTLTGDPYVKSMSGPWVGVAAPAINVVSLDPSKVTGELINAQRAKDGDEPIAGTSFASAYVAGLAALIRERYPNLTSYQVIERIKRTAHTPSTALSSLLGSGIVDPMAALTAPVDVTVDAVAPGVPPVAAIPGPPAPPPDTVGRNIALAALGGLVALACVVGLIHLASNGRRASKEKI, from the coding sequence GTGCTCCACGCCCCGAAGAACCTCGGCCGGCGGCTCATGGCCATCGTCGTCGTCACCCTGGCGGTGATCGGACTCTCGCAGGCACCGTCCGCCATGGCACTGAGCCCGTACGTCTTCGACCCGAAGACCGACATCGCACCGGCGGATACCCCGCCCGGACCTGAGTTCCCGATGAAGCAGAAGGCGCTGTGCGCACAGTCCGGCCAGCTCCGCGGCTCGACCTTCGACGCGCCGCCGATCAACACCGTCTGGGGCGTCTCCAAGCTGCAGGGCCTGGCCACTGGCAAGGGACAAACCGTCGCCGTCATCGACTCCGGCGTCAACCGCAACAACCGCCTCCCGCGCCTGCGCGGCGGCGGTGACTACATCGGCGGCGGCGACGGTCTGCTCGACTGCGACCATCACGGGACGCTCGTCGCCGGGATCATCGCCGCGCAGCCTGCCAAGGGAGACGGCTTCGTCGGCGTCGCCCCGGATTCGACGATCGTCTCGCTCCGCCAGACCTCGGCCGCCTACGAGATCGACTCGTCGAAGACCGGCAACGCGCGCGAAGCCGAGTCCGCGTCGAACCTGACCACCCTGGCGCGCGCGATCGTGCATGCCGCCAAGCTGAACGCGTCCGTCATCAACATCTCCGTCACGGCCTGCGTTCCCGCCACTCGACAAGTCGAACTGCACGCCTTGGCCGGCGCCCTGTACTACGCCGCCGTGGTGAAGAACGCCGTCGTGGTCACGGCCTCTGGCAACCTTGGCGGTGACTGCGCGCAGAACCCGGACCCGTCGCCGGGAAACCCGTCGGATCGCCGCGGCTGGGGCGTCGCCTCGACGATGAGCCTGCCCAGCCTGTTCGACCAGTTCGTGCTGAGCGTCGGCGGAACCACCCTCACGGGTGACCCGTACGTCAAGAGCATGTCGGGCCCGTGGGTCGGCGTCGCCGCACCGGCGATCAACGTGGTGAGCCTCGACCCCTCGAAGGTCACCGGTGAGCTGATCAACGCCCAGCGTGCCAAGGACGGCGACGAGCCGATCGCTGGCACGTCGTTCGCTTCCGCGTACGTCGCGGGCCTCGCGGCTCTCATCCGCGAGCGCTACCCGAATCTGACGAGCTACCAGGTGATCGAGCGGATCAAGCGCACAGCGCACACGCCGTCGACCGCACTGAGCAGCCTTCTCGGCTCCGGCATCGTCGATCCGATGGCGGCCCTCACCGCTCCCGTCGACGTGACCGTCGACGCGGTCGCTCCCGGCGTGCCGCCGGTGGCAGCCATCCCCGGTCCGCCCGCACCGCCGCCGGACACGGTGGGCCGCAACATCGCGCTCGCCGCCCTCGGCGGTCTCGTCGCGCTGGCGTGCGTCGTCGGCCTCATCCACCTCGCGAGCAACGGCCGCCGTGCCTCGAAGGAGAAGATCTGA
- the eccD gene encoding type VII secretion integral membrane protein EccD: MTQPTAVLADTDFLPVLVHAGSSAFEIKLHIHTPVVALLPQLREQFLNDNPPAPTRKYLQERGVEWALEKGAMRERIEPEATLATAKVKPGADLYLTHRRRTEEYPTLRDDTAEGAAEVGRDNFAKVEEADSRKLAVWALPLGVVALGLIGVGEILAGNTQMRWPFLGLLSAITVLCIAVAAVLAKNYTEYRDVGVSMSVGAYAAVSAAALIAVPRELGVWHLTTIGAAAATVALVLWYVTDNTPASLHIGVGSAALILVVVGVLHLLLPVSPQATAAQIAFLSMSMIVRATKRSRNLNKVRVNYIAGEGEPVDNRTEISVKQASRRTTSHVAIESMLNQEGRVIATIHTLIGVTIASSITLVVAALAGGYFTRQYEWHMFGLIASASIVALAMGRGFVPRALAIPLLIAGPVTWAAYLVGRAISPTGADTVVLAAGTVPLVLGVLVSSLWGIRNQPMHSPLAKFRLELLALLAAVSAFPLTLVIMEVWPMVRNR, encoded by the coding sequence ATGACGCAACCCACCGCGGTGCTGGCGGACACCGACTTCCTCCCCGTGCTCGTGCACGCGGGCTCTTCCGCGTTCGAGATCAAGCTGCACATCCACACGCCCGTCGTCGCGCTGCTGCCTCAGCTGCGCGAGCAGTTCCTCAACGACAACCCGCCCGCGCCGACGAGGAAGTACCTCCAGGAGCGCGGAGTCGAATGGGCACTGGAGAAGGGCGCGATGCGTGAACGCATCGAACCCGAGGCGACGTTGGCTACGGCCAAGGTCAAGCCCGGTGCCGACCTGTACCTCACGCATCGGCGTCGCACCGAGGAGTACCCCACGCTCCGCGACGACACCGCTGAGGGCGCCGCGGAAGTCGGACGCGACAACTTCGCCAAGGTGGAGGAGGCGGACTCCCGCAAGCTCGCGGTCTGGGCCCTCCCGCTGGGCGTCGTCGCGCTCGGCCTGATCGGCGTCGGTGAGATCCTCGCCGGCAACACGCAGATGCGCTGGCCGTTCCTGGGCCTGCTCTCCGCCATCACGGTCCTGTGCATCGCGGTCGCGGCGGTCCTCGCCAAGAACTACACGGAGTACCGCGACGTCGGCGTCAGCATGTCGGTCGGCGCATACGCTGCGGTCTCGGCGGCCGCCCTCATCGCCGTGCCACGCGAACTCGGCGTCTGGCACCTCACCACGATCGGCGCCGCGGCCGCGACCGTCGCGCTCGTCCTCTGGTACGTCACGGACAACACGCCAGCATCGCTGCACATCGGCGTCGGATCCGCTGCTCTGATCCTCGTCGTGGTCGGCGTCCTGCACCTGCTGCTTCCTGTCTCGCCGCAGGCCACGGCCGCCCAGATCGCGTTCCTGTCGATGTCCATGATCGTCCGAGCGACCAAGCGGTCCCGAAACCTGAACAAGGTCCGCGTGAACTACATCGCGGGCGAGGGCGAGCCGGTGGACAACCGCACTGAGATCAGCGTGAAGCAGGCGTCCCGCCGTACCACCTCACACGTCGCCATCGAGTCGATGCTCAACCAGGAAGGCCGCGTCATCGCGACCATCCACACGCTGATCGGCGTCACCATCGCCAGCTCCATCACTCTCGTGGTCGCCGCGCTGGCCGGCGGGTACTTCACCCGCCAGTACGAGTGGCACATGTTCGGGCTGATCGCGAGCGCCTCCATCGTGGCGCTCGCAATGGGCCGGGGATTCGTGCCCCGCGCGCTCGCCATCCCGCTGCTGATCGCCGGCCCGGTGACCTGGGCCGCCTATCTCGTCGGACGCGCGATCTCTCCGACCGGTGCCGACACCGTCGTCCTCGCCGCCGGCACCGTGCCTCTGGTGCTCGGAGTCCTCGTCTCGTCACTGTGGGGCATCCGCAACCAGCCGATGCACTCGCCCCTGGCGAAGTTCCGGCTCGAGCTCCTGGCCCTCCTCGCCGCCGTCTCGGCCTTCCCCCTGACCCTCGTGATCATGGAGGTCTGGCCCATGGTCCGAAACCGATGA
- a CDS encoding helix-turn-helix domain-containing protein gives MRTENAEPATKDPELEPWRHLGEMVIAARKSLGWRTRPDFVRATGLSKRLLLDVENGTRSTVTPKTLMRVEQTLGWPEGAISQILTDPDYVPQTNSRPASLDVFQPPKFSRDPVRVSVENIEELATTLSALSAEAESSNAELRLKQSAVRICLPYIERLAEDNCSPGISVHAAIRPIVDEFVRVAKHYSPSEPGVDYVCWLAGENESASPALVERYMERFQRGRRSEVDRSRD, from the coding sequence GTGCGCACAGAGAACGCAGAGCCGGCGACGAAGGACCCGGAACTCGAACCGTGGCGGCACCTGGGCGAGATGGTGATCGCAGCTCGTAAGAGCCTCGGATGGCGGACGCGGCCGGACTTCGTCCGAGCGACCGGGCTCTCCAAGCGACTGCTCCTCGATGTCGAGAACGGCACGCGGAGCACGGTCACACCGAAGACCCTCATGCGTGTCGAACAGACGCTCGGATGGCCGGAAGGCGCGATCAGCCAGATCCTCACCGACCCCGACTACGTCCCGCAGACCAACTCCCGGCCGGCCTCGCTGGACGTCTTCCAGCCGCCGAAGTTCTCGCGCGACCCCGTGCGCGTCTCCGTCGAGAACATCGAAGAGCTCGCGACGACACTCTCGGCCCTGTCAGCCGAAGCGGAGTCCTCGAATGCCGAACTTCGGCTCAAGCAGAGCGCTGTCCGAATCTGCCTGCCGTACATCGAGCGTCTCGCCGAGGACAACTGCAGCCCCGGGATCTCCGTCCATGCGGCGATCCGGCCGATCGTCGACGAGTTCGTCCGCGTGGCGAAGCACTACTCTCCCAGCGAGCCGGGGGTCGACTACGTCTGCTGGCTGGCCGGCGAGAACGAGTCCGCCTCGCCTGCACTCGTCGAGCGGTACATGGAGCGCTTCCAGCGCGGTCGACGCTCCGAGGTCGACCGTTCGAGGGACTAG
- a CDS encoding metallophosphoesterase family protein, whose product MERALRLLVLADNTDGWPTDAHGRWRLAQLVTETAPDAIISLGDYQAVHARAMAAAGAPAVLGVYGNHCTADYMPAAGIVDLVGDRSSPAKVGQLQLPDGSALRVLAVQGCVRYKPDLDDVLFTQNEYAAALRALPGADLVITHCPPAGINDAPDPAHVGIVALREWVDLHRPRWLLHGHTYENPARHLYGQTEVLYVSGCAVVDLELSGA is encoded by the coding sequence ATGGAGCGAGCGTTGCGGTTGTTGGTCCTGGCGGACAACACCGACGGATGGCCGACCGACGCGCATGGCCGCTGGCGCCTCGCCCAGCTCGTCACCGAGACGGCGCCGGACGCGATCATCTCCCTCGGCGACTACCAAGCCGTGCATGCCCGGGCGATGGCCGCTGCCGGCGCTCCCGCGGTGTTGGGCGTCTACGGCAACCACTGCACCGCCGACTACATGCCAGCCGCGGGCATCGTCGATCTGGTCGGCGATCGGTCTTCTCCCGCGAAGGTCGGGCAGCTCCAACTTCCCGACGGGAGCGCCCTTCGCGTGCTCGCGGTCCAGGGGTGCGTGCGCTACAAGCCGGATCTCGACGATGTCCTGTTCACGCAGAACGAGTACGCCGCCGCGCTGAGAGCCTTGCCCGGAGCCGATCTCGTGATCACGCACTGCCCACCCGCCGGCATCAACGATGCGCCCGACCCTGCGCACGTCGGGATCGTCGCTCTACGGGAGTGGGTGGACCTGCATCGACCGCGGTGGCTTCTGCACGGCCACACCTACGAGAACCCCGCTCGCCACCTCTACGGGCAGACCGAGGTGCTCTACGTGAGCGGATGCGCGGTCGTCGACCTCGAGCTCAGCGGAGCCTAG
- a CDS encoding serine/threonine-protein kinase, translating to MTAGADEAPPQLAGYQITRLIGVGGMGRVYLATRTTATMSGQRAIKIMTPAAPDGAARFRREVSILAGLDHPNIVRLFDSDQTPDGRLWMALEYVAGPDAASVLAQHGPVALPHAIDIVSDVAAALDYAYAHASIVHRDVKPANILIAPPAAGSRPQAKLADFGIAKLQQNSTSITQTGTALGTVAFMAPETLEGFDTGPLADVYSLGCTAYALLTGSAPFVEKTQTATITAHLTRRPDTITSRNSALPAGLDAVFAKVLAKAPNDRFSSAGAFASALRAAAAGQFDAPTAIAPHHFAAPTHAAEVSTTPAAAGPRRSRALAIGAGVVTAVLAATAGGAYLINRGQAPASALAAEDLMPSKEEIGKAFGGTPTGTTTAVAGTVATPTKGITPAQCAWFTNGRIPIAAGATDASHSQYLLEDAGAARMSQVHVVIARYPGALPTTTPPERGACESFTVAADAPGMNTTIGVGTARVDETVKGAVRTMIVSVPAPGGGLAPVTTVRALGTRGSTMVLVTTDRPTSQAAAASMAAEVLDRASS from the coding sequence ATGACCGCCGGCGCCGACGAGGCTCCACCCCAGCTCGCGGGATACCAGATCACACGGCTGATCGGCGTCGGCGGAATGGGCAGGGTCTACCTCGCGACGCGCACTACGGCGACGATGAGCGGTCAGCGCGCGATCAAGATCATGACGCCTGCGGCTCCAGACGGCGCCGCGCGGTTCCGGCGCGAGGTATCCATCCTCGCTGGTCTGGACCATCCGAACATCGTCAGGCTCTTCGACAGCGATCAGACCCCAGACGGCCGACTGTGGATGGCGCTGGAGTACGTCGCGGGCCCGGATGCCGCCTCAGTGCTGGCCCAGCATGGTCCGGTCGCGCTCCCCCACGCCATAGACATCGTCTCGGACGTCGCCGCGGCACTGGACTACGCCTACGCGCACGCTTCGATCGTCCACCGGGACGTCAAGCCCGCGAACATCCTCATCGCGCCACCGGCTGCGGGCAGTCGCCCGCAGGCCAAGCTCGCCGACTTCGGAATCGCCAAGCTGCAGCAGAACTCCACGTCGATCACGCAGACCGGAACCGCACTGGGAACCGTGGCCTTCATGGCACCCGAGACCCTCGAGGGATTCGACACCGGCCCCCTCGCCGACGTGTACTCGCTGGGTTGCACCGCATACGCGCTCCTGACGGGCTCGGCGCCCTTCGTCGAGAAGACGCAGACCGCCACCATCACCGCCCACCTGACGCGGCGACCAGACACGATCACCTCACGGAACTCCGCGCTGCCGGCCGGGCTCGACGCCGTCTTCGCCAAGGTGCTCGCCAAGGCGCCGAACGACCGATTCTCCTCCGCGGGTGCGTTCGCCTCGGCGCTCCGGGCCGCGGCCGCCGGCCAGTTCGACGCGCCTACGGCAATTGCGCCGCACCACTTCGCCGCGCCGACCCACGCCGCCGAGGTGTCCACCACTCCTGCCGCCGCCGGGCCCCGACGGTCGCGAGCCCTCGCGATCGGCGCCGGCGTAGTCACCGCCGTGCTGGCCGCTACCGCCGGCGGCGCCTACCTGATCAACCGCGGACAGGCCCCAGCTTCCGCGCTCGCGGCTGAAGACCTGATGCCCTCGAAGGAGGAGATCGGCAAGGCGTTCGGCGGAACCCCTACTGGAACCACAACCGCCGTGGCCGGCACGGTAGCCACGCCGACGAAGGGCATCACCCCTGCGCAGTGCGCATGGTTCACCAACGGCCGCATCCCCATCGCTGCCGGCGCCACCGATGCCAGCCACAGCCAGTACCTGCTCGAGGACGCGGGCGCGGCGAGGATGTCCCAGGTGCACGTCGTGATCGCGCGGTATCCCGGAGCCTTGCCCACGACTACGCCCCCTGAGCGCGGTGCGTGCGAGTCCTTCACTGTGGCCGCCGACGCACCGGGGATGAACACCACGATCGGCGTCGGAACAGCGCGCGTGGACGAGACGGTCAAGGGGGCCGTGCGAACGATGATCGTGTCCGTGCCCGCACCCGGCGGGGGTCTGGCGCCGGTAACCACGGTGCGCGCGTTGGGCACCCGCGGATCGACCATGGTGCTCGTGACCACGGACCGTCCCACAAGTCAGGCGGCCGCGGCCAGCATGGCCGCCGAGGTGCTCGACCGGGCGAGCTCGTGA